One region of Manis pentadactyla isolate mManPen7 chromosome 9, mManPen7.hap1, whole genome shotgun sequence genomic DNA includes:
- the DUSP8 gene encoding dual specificity protein phosphatase 8, producing the protein MAGDRLPRKVMDAKKLASLLRGGPRGPLVIDSRSFVEYNSWHVLSSVNICCSKLVKRRLQQGKVTIAELVQPAARSQVEATEPQDVVVYDQSTRDVSVLAADSFLSILLSKLDGCFASVAILTGGFATFSSCFPGLCEGKPAALLPMSLSQPCLPVPSVGLTRILPHLYLGSQKDVLNKDLMTQNGISYVLNASNSCPKPDFICESRFMRIPINDNYCEKLLPWLDKSIEFIDKAKLSSCQVIVHCLAGISRSATIAIAYIMKTMGMSSDDAYRFVKDRRPSISPNFNFLGQLLEYERSLKLLAALQGDGVPHPGAAEPLPGPTAPLPPLPPPTSESAATGSAAAREGSPSVGGEPPAPSSAPATSALQQGLRGLHLSSDRLQDTNRLKRSFSLDIKSAYAPSRRPDDPGPPDPGEAPKLCKLDSPSGGALGLPSPSPDSPDAPETRPRLRRRPRPPAGSPARSPAHGLALNFGDAIRQTPRHGLSALSAPGLPGPSQPAGPGGWAPPLDSPGTPSPDGPWCFSPEGAQGAGSARFAPFGRVGIQGTGGSDLRRREAARAEPRDARTGWPDEPAPETQFKRRSCQMEFEEGMVEGRAHGEELAALGKQASFSGSVEVIEVS; encoded by the exons ATGGCCGGGGACCGGCTTCCGCGCAAGGTAATGGATGCCAAGAAGCTGGCCAGCCTGCTGCGGGGAGGGCCCAGGGGGCCACTGGTCATCGACAGCCGCTCCTTTGTGGAATACAACAGCTGGCACGTGCTCAGCTCTGTCAACATCTGCTGCTCCAAGCTGGTGAAGCGGCGGCTGCAGCAGGGCAAGGTGACCATCGCAGAGCTTGTCCAGCCAGCTGCACGCAGCCAG GTGGAGGCCACAGAGCCACAGGACGTGGTTGTCTATGACCAGAGCACAAGGGACGTCAGTGTGCTTGCTGCGGACAGCTTCCTCTCCATCCTGCTCAGCAAGCTGGATGGCTGCTTTGCCAGCGTGGCCATCCTCACAG GGGGCTTTGCCACCTTCTCCTCCTGCTTCCCCGGCCTCTGTGAGGGCAAGCCTGCTGCTCTGCTACCCATGAgcctctcccagccctgcctgcccgTGCCCAGTGTGGGCCTGACCCGCATCCTGCCTCACCTCTACCTGGGCTCTCAGAAAGATGTCCTGAACAAG GATCTGATGACCCAAAACGGAATAAGCTACGTCCTCAATGCCAGCAACTCCTGCCCCAAGCCGGACTTCATCTGCGAGAGCCGCTTCATGCGCATTCCCATCAACGACAACTACTGTGAAAAGCTGCTGCCCTGGCTGGACAAGTCCATTGAGTTCATAG ATAAAGCCAAGCTGTCCAGCTGCCAAGTCATTGTCCACTGTCTGGCTGGCATCTCCCGGTCCGCCACCATCGCCATCGCTTACATCATGAAGACCATGGGCATGTCCTCAGATGACGCCTACAG GTTCGTGAAGGACCGGCGCCCATCCATTTCACCCAACTTCAACTTCCTTGGCCAGCTGCTGGAGTACGAGCGCAGCCTGAAGCTGCTGGCCGCCCTGCAGGGCGATGGGGTGCCCCACCCGGGGGCGGCCGAGCCCCTCCCAGGCCCCACAGCCCCACTGCCACCGCTGCCACCACCTACCTCAGAGAGCGCTGCCACCGGGAGCGCGGCGGCCAGGGAGGGCTCCCCGAGCGTGGGCGGAGAGCCCCCGGCGCCCTCCTCCGCGCCCGCCACCAGCGCGCTGCAACAGGGCCTGCGCGGGCTGCACCTCTCCTCCGACCGCCTCCAGGACACCAACCGCCTCAAGCGTTCCTTCTCGTTGGACATCAAGTCGGCCTATGCCCCCAGCCGGCGGCCTGACGATCCCGGGCCCCCCGACCCTGGCGAGGCCCCCAAACTCTGCAAGTTGGACAGCCCGTCAGGGGGCGCACTGGgcctgccctcccccagccccgaCAGCCCGGATGCGCCGGAGACACGCCCGCGGCTCCGACGTCGACCCAGGCCTCCAGCGGGCTCCCCGGCGCGCTCCCCCGCACACGGCCTCGCCCTGAACTTTGGGGACGCCATCCGGCAGACTCCGCGGCACGGCCTGTCGGCCCTGTCGGCGCCCGGGCTGCCTGGCCCCAGCCAGCCGGCCGGCCCTGGGGGCTGGGCGCCACCGCTGGACTCCCCGGGCACGCCGTCGCCTGACGGGCCCTGGTGCTTCAGCCCCGAGGGCGCGCAGGGCGCGGGCAGCGCGCGGTTCGCACCCTTCGGCCGGGTGGGCATACAGGGCACGGGCGGCAGCGACCTACGGCGGCGGGAGGCGGCAAGGGCCGAGCCCCGGGACGCGCGGACCGGCTGGCCAGACGAGCCGGCCCCGGAGACACAGTTCAAACGCCGAAGCTGCCAGATGGAGTTCGAGGAGGGCATGGTGGAGGGGCGCGCGCACGGCGAGGAGCTGGCTGCCTTGGGCAAGCAGGCCAGCTTCTCGGGCAGCGTGGAGGTCATCGAGGTGTCCTGA